One Serinicoccus chungangensis genomic window carries:
- a CDS encoding heme o synthase, whose product MTTLDPRPGRPGRPRPGSTAEEQGGRGWRQVVADYVALTKPRIIELLLVTTFPVMFLAERGVPPVWLIVATLVGGTLAAASANVLNCFLDRDIDAQMHRTSTRPLVTGAVSPRAALVFGGVLGVASVVWLGLVVNLLSAALALGAILLYVVFYTIVLKRRTSQNIVWGGVAGCMPVLIGWSAVTGSLSWAALVLFLVVFFWTPPHYWPLSMRFKEDYAAAGVPMLPVVAEDIAVGRQVVVYAWVTVLTSLVLVPVAPMGWIYTVVAVVAGGVFVVESHRLLSRARAGVTGPPLGAMRLFHFSISYLTLLFLAVAVDPLLHLPLS is encoded by the coding sequence GTGACCACGCTCGACCCCCGTCCTGGCCGTCCCGGACGGCCGCGGCCCGGGAGCACGGCCGAGGAGCAGGGAGGACGGGGCTGGCGGCAGGTGGTCGCGGACTACGTCGCCCTGACCAAGCCGCGGATCATCGAGCTCCTGCTCGTCACGACCTTCCCCGTCATGTTCCTCGCCGAGCGCGGCGTCCCGCCGGTGTGGCTCATCGTGGCGACCCTCGTCGGAGGCACCCTCGCCGCCGCCTCGGCCAACGTCCTCAACTGCTTCCTCGACCGTGACATCGACGCGCAGATGCACCGGACCTCGACGCGACCTCTCGTCACCGGGGCCGTCTCTCCCCGGGCGGCCCTGGTCTTCGGAGGGGTGCTCGGGGTGGCCTCGGTCGTGTGGCTGGGCCTCGTGGTCAACCTCCTGTCGGCGGCGCTCGCCCTGGGGGCGATCCTGCTCTACGTCGTCTTCTACACGATCGTGCTCAAGCGGCGGACGAGCCAGAACATCGTCTGGGGCGGCGTCGCCGGGTGCATGCCGGTGCTCATCGGGTGGTCCGCGGTCACCGGCAGCCTGTCCTGGGCGGCGCTGGTGCTCTTCCTCGTGGTCTTCTTCTGGACCCCGCCGCACTACTGGCCGCTGTCCATGCGCTTCAAGGAGGACTACGCCGCCGCCGGGGTGCCGATGCTGCCGGTGGTGGCCGAGGACATCGCCGTCGGCCGGCAGGTGGTCGTCTACGCGTGGGTCACCGTCCTCACCTCTCTCGTCCTGGTCCCGGTGGCCCCCATGGGGTGGATCTACACCGTCGTCGCGGTGGTCGCCGGCGGCGTCTTCGTCGTCGAGTCGCACCGGCTGCTCTCCCGCGCCCGCGCCGGGGTGACCGGGCCCCCGCTGGGCGCGATGCGGCTGTTCCACTTCTCCATCAGCTACCTCACCCTC
- the tkt gene encoding transketolase, whose protein sequence is MTTSTENLTAGRDSSLARPVHAQVGWTDADVRAVDTARLLAADAVEKCGSGHPGTAMSLAPLAYLLYQNVMVHDPSDPHWLGRDRFVLSAGHSCLTQYVQLYLSGYGLELEDLQQLRTWGSATPGHPEVHHTTGVEMTTGPLGSGLASAVGLAMAQRRQRGMLDPDAAPGESPFDHQIWVIASDGDIMEGVTSEASSLAGHQELSNLTVIYDQNFISIEDDTDISFSEDVARRYEAYGWATEVVDWRDQAPYTENIDELYAALQAARARTDRPTLVLLRTIIAWPAPEARDTGAAHGSALGAEEVSATKQLLGFDARRTFAVEDEVLSHARRVGERGAEAHAAWETRFQAWREANPERAQLLDRLRSHELPEGLDAAIPTFPADEKGMATRKASGEVLNALADVMPELWGGSADLAGSNNTTMSNVPSFVPSGKSTEMFPGDEYGRTLHFGIRENAMGMILNGICLEGLTRPYGGTFLTFSDYMRPSLRLAAIQQANPVYVWTHDSIGLGEDGPTHQPVEHLAALRAIPGLDVIRPADANETAVAWRTVLGITDHPAALVLSRQNLPVFDRDRMGPAAGTARGAYVLLEAEGGTPDVILVGTGSEVQLAVEAREQLEAEGIHARVVSMPCREWFSTQDRAYREEVLPPTVRARVSVEAAVGQGWREVVGDAGRLISLEHYGASADYQTLYREFGITAEAVAAAARDSIQDADGAPVPGGAEVPDDGGSETVGA, encoded by the coding sequence GTGACCACCTCCACCGAGAACCTCACCGCCGGTCGGGACAGCTCCCTGGCCCGCCCCGTCCACGCGCAGGTCGGCTGGACCGATGCGGACGTGCGCGCGGTGGACACCGCTCGCCTGCTCGCCGCCGACGCCGTGGAGAAGTGCGGCAGCGGCCACCCCGGCACCGCCATGAGCCTGGCGCCGCTGGCCTACCTCCTCTACCAGAACGTCATGGTCCACGACCCCTCCGACCCGCACTGGCTGGGCCGGGACCGGTTCGTGCTGTCGGCCGGGCACTCCTGCCTGACCCAGTACGTCCAGCTCTACCTCTCCGGCTACGGCCTGGAGCTGGAGGACCTGCAGCAGCTGCGCACCTGGGGGTCGGCGACCCCCGGGCACCCCGAGGTCCACCACACCACCGGCGTCGAGATGACCACCGGCCCGCTGGGGTCGGGGCTCGCCTCGGCCGTGGGGCTGGCCATGGCGCAGCGTCGGCAGCGGGGCATGCTCGACCCGGACGCCGCTCCCGGGGAGTCCCCCTTCGACCACCAGATCTGGGTCATCGCGTCCGACGGCGACATCATGGAGGGCGTCACGTCCGAGGCGAGCTCGCTGGCCGGCCACCAGGAGCTGTCCAACCTCACCGTCATCTACGACCAGAACTTCATCTCCATCGAGGACGACACCGACATCTCGTTCAGCGAGGACGTCGCGCGTCGCTACGAGGCGTACGGGTGGGCGACCGAGGTCGTGGACTGGCGCGACCAGGCCCCCTACACCGAGAACATCGACGAGCTGTACGCCGCGCTCCAGGCGGCCCGCGCCCGGACCGACCGCCCGACGCTGGTCCTGCTGCGCACCATCATCGCCTGGCCGGCCCCCGAGGCCCGGGACACCGGTGCCGCGCACGGCTCCGCCCTCGGCGCCGAGGAGGTCTCGGCGACCAAGCAGCTGCTTGGTTTCGACGCCCGCCGCACCTTCGCCGTCGAGGACGAGGTCCTGAGCCACGCGCGCCGGGTGGGTGAGCGGGGCGCCGAGGCGCACGCGGCCTGGGAGACGCGCTTCCAGGCCTGGCGCGAGGCCAACCCGGAGCGGGCGCAGCTGCTCGACCGGCTCCGGAGCCACGAGCTGCCCGAGGGCCTGGACGCAGCCATCCCGACCTTCCCCGCTGACGAGAAGGGGATGGCCACGAGGAAGGCGTCCGGCGAGGTCCTCAACGCTCTCGCCGACGTGATGCCCGAGCTGTGGGGCGGCTCCGCCGACCTGGCCGGGTCCAACAACACGACCATGTCGAACGTCCCCTCGTTCGTGCCGAGCGGCAAGTCCACCGAGATGTTCCCGGGTGACGAGTACGGCCGCACGCTGCACTTCGGCATCCGCGAGAACGCCATGGGGATGATCCTCAACGGCATCTGCCTCGAGGGCCTGACCCGGCCCTACGGCGGCACCTTCCTCACCTTCTCCGACTACATGCGCCCGTCGCTGCGCCTGGCCGCCATCCAGCAGGCCAACCCCGTCTACGTCTGGACGCACGACAGCATCGGCCTGGGTGAGGACGGCCCGACCCACCAGCCGGTCGAGCACCTGGCGGCGCTGCGCGCCATCCCGGGCCTGGACGTCATCCGCCCGGCGGACGCCAACGAGACCGCCGTGGCCTGGCGCACCGTGCTGGGGATCACCGACCACCCGGCGGCCCTGGTCCTGAGCCGGCAGAACCTGCCGGTCTTCGACCGGGACCGGATGGGCCCCGCCGCGGGCACCGCCCGTGGTGCCTACGTGCTGCTCGAGGCCGAGGGCGGGACCCCCGACGTCATCCTCGTCGGGACCGGGTCCGAGGTGCAGCTCGCCGTCGAGGCGCGCGAGCAGCTCGAGGCCGAGGGCATCCACGCCCGGGTCGTCTCGATGCCCTGCCGCGAGTGGTTCAGCACCCAGGACCGCGCCTACCGCGAGGAGGTGCTGCCGCCCACCGTGCGGGCCCGCGTCAGCGTCGAGGCGGCGGTCGGTCAGGGGTGGCGCGAGGTCGTCGGTGACGCCGGTCGGCTCATCAGCCTCGAGCACTACGGTGCCTCCGCCGACTACCAGACCCTCTACCGCGAGTTCGGCATCACCGCCGAGGCGGTCGCCGCTGCGGCCCGCGACTCGATCCAGGACGCCGACGGCGCGCCCGTCCCCGGTGGTGCCGAGGTGCCCGACGACGGCGGCTCCGAGACCGTCGGCGCCTGA
- the tal gene encoding transaldolase — MTDHARTTLHDLADAGVSVWLDDLNRPMISSGELQSYVDRGVLGITTNPTIFAAALAEGEAYSDQVRDLSADGADVDSTVFALTTDDVRNACDVMLPVYESTGGVDGRVSIEVDPGAAKDTERTVQIAQQLWSTVDRPNLFIKIPATVEGLPAITQTLASGISVNVTLIFSLDRYRGVMNAYLTGLEQAREQGRDLSSIHSVASFFVSRVDGEIDSRLEEIGTDEALALRGRAGLANARLAYQAFEEVFGTPRWQNLADDGAHLQRPLWASTGVKNPDYEDTMYVTGLVAPHTVNTMPAKTLEATVDHAELQGDTVTGAYAEAQQVLDDLERVGVSYTDVVEQLEVEGVDKFEKSWSELLGTVQDELDKAGQGGSGQEGSR, encoded by the coding sequence ATGACCGACCACGCCCGCACCACCCTCCACGACCTGGCCGACGCCGGGGTCTCCGTCTGGCTGGACGACCTGAACCGTCCGATGATCTCCTCCGGGGAGCTGCAGTCCTACGTCGACCGCGGTGTCCTCGGGATCACCACCAACCCCACCATCTTCGCGGCCGCGCTGGCCGAGGGGGAGGCCTACTCCGACCAGGTCCGCGACCTGTCGGCCGACGGCGCCGACGTGGACAGCACGGTCTTCGCGCTGACCACCGACGACGTCCGCAACGCCTGCGACGTCATGCTGCCGGTCTACGAGAGCACCGGCGGTGTCGACGGCCGCGTGTCCATCGAGGTGGACCCGGGCGCCGCCAAGGACACCGAGCGGACCGTGCAGATCGCGCAGCAGCTGTGGTCCACCGTGGACCGCCCCAACCTGTTCATCAAGATCCCGGCCACCGTCGAGGGCCTGCCGGCGATCACCCAGACGCTGGCCAGCGGCATCAGCGTCAACGTGACCCTCATCTTCTCCCTCGACCGCTACCGCGGGGTCATGAACGCCTACCTCACCGGTCTCGAGCAGGCCCGCGAGCAGGGACGTGACCTGTCCTCCATCCACTCCGTGGCGAGCTTCTTCGTCTCGCGCGTGGACGGCGAGATCGACTCCCGCCTGGAGGAGATCGGCACCGACGAGGCGCTCGCGCTGCGCGGCCGCGCCGGTCTGGCGAACGCCCGGCTGGCCTACCAGGCCTTCGAGGAGGTCTTCGGCACCCCGCGCTGGCAGAATCTCGCCGACGACGGCGCCCACCTGCAGCGGCCGCTGTGGGCCTCCACCGGGGTGAAGAACCCGGACTACGAGGACACGATGTACGTCACCGGGCTCGTGGCTCCGCACACCGTCAACACCATGCCGGCCAAGACCCTCGAGGCCACCGTCGACCACGCCGAGCTCCAGGGCGACACGGTGACCGGCGCCTACGCCGAGGCGCAGCAGGTGCTCGACGACCTGGAGCGGGTGGGCGTGTCCTACACCGACGTCGTCGAGCAGCTCGAGGTCGAGGGCGTGGACAAGTTCGAGAAGTCCTGGTCCGAGCTGCTCGGCACCGTGCAGGACGAGCTGGACAAGGCCGGCCAGGGTGGGAGCGGGCAGGAGGGCTCCCGGTGA
- a CDS encoding glucose-6-phosphate isomerase, producing the protein MSALAVQALGAAAEAVERHLPGLVEEAVASRLFARDATLWGPEAESEAAIRLSWVGLHRSSRPLVGEVEALREQLRERGVRRVVLCGMGGSSLAPEVITGTAGVELVVLDSSDPHMVRSALEEDLAASAVVVSSKSGSTLETDSQRRAFVHAFTEAGIDPTERIVIVTDPGSPLDEQARADGYRVVNADPEVGGRYSALTAFGLVPSGLAGADIGALLDEAEEVADLLAEDDEANPGLRLGAALAGTRPLRDKLLFTDAGSGIAGLADWAEQLIAESTGKQGTGVLPVVTPAGGSPTDGLDSTDDCTVVVLSPQDQEEPPAVDGAGSVVGVSGSLGAQLLLWEVATAVAGRLLGINPFDQPDVESAKQAAREIMEDGADGAGDPDLVDDAVEIRAGGDGWMPEGVSTLEGAVDALLDQLDPRSGYLSLMVYLDRVEHADLAQVQGGLVRRTGRPVTFGWGPRFLHSTGQYHKGGPAQGVYLQVTGAPGEDLPVPGKDFTFGEFIAAQAAGDAGVLVEHGRPVLRLHLTDQARGLAQLRAALAR; encoded by the coding sequence GTGAGCGCCCTCGCGGTCCAGGCCCTGGGCGCCGCCGCGGAGGCGGTCGAGCGCCACCTGCCCGGTCTCGTCGAGGAGGCCGTGGCCTCACGGCTCTTCGCGCGCGACGCCACGCTCTGGGGACCCGAGGCCGAGTCCGAGGCGGCCATCAGGCTCTCCTGGGTCGGGCTGCACCGCAGCTCGCGTCCGCTCGTGGGGGAGGTCGAGGCACTGCGCGAGCAGCTGCGCGAGCGCGGTGTCCGGCGCGTCGTGCTGTGCGGCATGGGCGGCTCGTCCCTCGCGCCCGAAGTCATCACGGGCACCGCCGGCGTCGAGCTGGTGGTCCTGGACAGCTCGGACCCCCACATGGTCCGGTCGGCCCTCGAGGAGGACCTCGCCGCCAGCGCCGTGGTGGTCTCCTCCAAGTCCGGGTCCACCCTGGAGACGGACAGCCAGCGGCGTGCCTTCGTGCACGCCTTCACCGAGGCCGGCATCGACCCGACCGAGCGGATCGTCATCGTCACCGACCCGGGCAGCCCGCTCGACGAGCAGGCGCGGGCCGACGGCTACCGCGTGGTGAACGCCGACCCGGAGGTCGGTGGCCGCTACTCGGCCCTCACCGCCTTCGGCCTCGTGCCCTCCGGGCTGGCCGGCGCCGACATCGGCGCCCTGCTCGACGAGGCGGAGGAGGTGGCCGACCTGCTGGCCGAGGACGACGAGGCCAACCCCGGCCTGCGGCTCGGAGCCGCGCTGGCCGGGACCCGGCCGCTGCGGGACAAGCTGCTCTTCACCGATGCGGGCTCGGGCATCGCCGGGCTCGCGGACTGGGCCGAGCAGCTCATCGCCGAGTCGACCGGCAAGCAGGGCACCGGCGTGCTCCCCGTCGTGACCCCGGCGGGTGGATCCCCCACCGACGGCCTGGACAGCACCGACGACTGCACGGTCGTCGTCCTGTCCCCGCAGGACCAGGAGGAGCCCCCCGCCGTCGACGGCGCCGGCTCCGTGGTCGGGGTCTCCGGGTCGCTGGGTGCCCAGCTGCTGCTGTGGGAGGTCGCCACCGCGGTGGCCGGCCGCCTCCTGGGCATCAACCCCTTCGACCAGCCCGACGTCGAGAGCGCCAAGCAGGCGGCGCGGGAGATCATGGAGGACGGCGCGGACGGCGCGGGCGACCCCGACCTCGTCGACGACGCGGTGGAGATCCGTGCCGGCGGCGACGGGTGGATGCCGGAGGGTGTCAGCACCCTCGAGGGCGCGGTCGACGCGCTGCTGGACCAGCTGGACCCCCGCAGCGGCTACCTCTCCCTCATGGTCTACCTGGACCGGGTGGAGCACGCCGACCTCGCCCAGGTGCAGGGGGGCCTCGTCCGGCGGACCGGTCGGCCCGTCACCTTCGGCTGGGGACCCCGCTTCCTGCACTCGACCGGGCAGTACCACAAGGGCGGTCCCGCCCAGGGCGTCTACCTGCAGGTGACCGGTGCGCCCGGTGAGGACCTGCCGGTGCCGGGCAAGGACTTCACCTTCGGGGAGTTCATCGCGGCCCAGGCCGCGGGTGACGCGGGCGTGCTGGTCGAGCACGGTCGTCCCGTCCTGCGGCTGCACCTCACCGACCAGGCGCGGGGGCTGGCCCAGCTGCGCGCCGCGCTCGCGCGGTGA
- the zwf gene encoding glucose-6-phosphate dehydrogenase translates to MSDTGPAPVTPDVNPLRDPDDKRLPRIAGPCSMVMFGVTGDLARKKLMPAIYDLANRGLLPPGFSLVGFARRDWADQDFAKVVHDSVRRHARTEFREEVWRSLAEGFRFVPGAFDDPDAFELLARTVRALDEERGTGGNHAFYLSIPPSWFAAVCTRLQESGLSDPSPGTWRRVVIEKPFGHDLESAQELNEIVEGVFPPDSVFRIDHYLGKETVQNILALRFANQLFEPVWNANYVDHVQITMAEDIGIGGRAGYYDEVGAARDVIQNHLLQLLALTAMEEPVAFTADAVRAEKEKVLAAVRLPEDLDAATARGRYAEGWQGTEKVRGYLDEDGVDEGHHTETYAALKVDVRTRRWAGVPFYLRTGKRLGKRVTEIAVVFRRAPHLPFSSTATEELGANAIVIRVQPDEGMTMRFGSKVPGSQMEVRDVSMDFGYGSSFTESSPEAYERLILDVLLGEPPLFPRHAEVEQSWRILDPVIEHWQRQGAPPQDYAAGTWGPAVADDLMRRDGREWRLP, encoded by the coding sequence GTGAGCGACACCGGACCCGCCCCGGTCACCCCCGACGTCAACCCGCTGAGGGATCCCGACGACAAGCGTCTCCCGCGCATCGCCGGCCCGTGCAGCATGGTGATGTTCGGGGTGACGGGTGACCTCGCGCGCAAGAAGCTCATGCCCGCCATCTACGACCTGGCCAACCGTGGCCTGCTGCCGCCGGGCTTCTCCCTGGTGGGTTTCGCCCGCCGGGACTGGGCGGACCAGGACTTCGCCAAGGTCGTGCACGACTCGGTCCGCCGCCACGCCCGCACCGAGTTCCGCGAGGAGGTGTGGCGCTCCCTCGCCGAGGGGTTCCGGTTCGTCCCGGGCGCCTTCGACGACCCCGACGCCTTCGAGCTGCTCGCCCGCACGGTGCGCGCCCTCGACGAGGAGCGCGGGACCGGGGGCAACCACGCGTTCTACCTCTCCATCCCCCCGTCCTGGTTCGCGGCGGTGTGCACCCGCCTCCAGGAGTCCGGGCTGTCGGACCCCAGCCCTGGCACCTGGCGCCGCGTGGTCATCGAGAAGCCGTTCGGCCACGACCTGGAGAGCGCCCAGGAGCTCAACGAGATCGTCGAGGGGGTCTTCCCTCCCGACTCGGTCTTCCGGATCGACCACTACCTCGGCAAGGAGACGGTCCAGAACATCCTGGCGCTGCGCTTCGCCAACCAGCTCTTCGAGCCGGTCTGGAACGCCAACTACGTGGACCACGTGCAGATCACCATGGCCGAGGACATCGGCATCGGCGGGCGCGCCGGCTACTACGACGAGGTGGGCGCCGCCCGCGACGTCATCCAGAACCACCTCCTGCAGCTGCTGGCCCTGACCGCGATGGAGGAACCGGTGGCGTTCACGGCCGACGCGGTGCGCGCCGAGAAGGAGAAGGTGCTCGCGGCGGTGCGCCTCCCGGAGGACCTCGACGCGGCGACCGCCCGCGGACGGTACGCCGAGGGCTGGCAGGGCACCGAGAAGGTGCGCGGCTACCTCGACGAGGACGGTGTCGACGAGGGTCACCACACCGAGACCTATGCCGCCCTCAAGGTCGACGTGCGGACGCGCCGGTGGGCGGGAGTGCCCTTCTACCTGCGCACCGGCAAGCGCCTGGGCAAGCGGGTCACCGAGATCGCGGTGGTCTTCCGCCGAGCCCCGCACCTGCCCTTCAGCTCGACCGCGACGGAGGAGCTCGGGGCGAACGCCATCGTCATCCGGGTGCAGCCGGACGAGGGGATGACCATGCGCTTCGGCTCGAAGGTGCCCGGCAGCCAGATGGAGGTGCGCGACGTGTCGATGGACTTCGGCTACGGCTCCTCCTTCACCGAGTCCAGCCCGGAGGCCTACGAGCGCCTCATCCTCGACGTGCTGCTGGGTGAGCCGCCGCTCTTCCCCCGGCACGCCGAGGTCGAGCAGTCCTGGCGGATCCTCGACCCGGTCATCGAGCACTGGCAGCGGCAGGGCGCCCCGCCGCAGGACTACGCCGCAGGGACCTGGGGACCGGCCGTCGCCGACGACCTCATGCGACGTGACGGACGGGAGTGGAGGCTGCCATGA
- a CDS encoding glucose-6-phosphate dehydrogenase assembly protein OpcA, with protein sequence MIVDLPSCSAADVAKNLVRLRNDVGAMAMGRVLTLLVVVDEQEADEAVDVATRATRQHPARILVVVSANARGRGRLDAQIRVGGDAGASEIVVLRLYGELTRHGSSVVTPLLLPDSPVVAWWPGRVEADVAGSALGRMAHRRITDAASSPDVGSATQLRRRAKHYQPGDTDLAWTRVTRWRALLAAALESEPFEPVRSVTVAGEADHPSCDLLAGWLAASLRCPVEVVRTPAGSGLQSVRLDRSSGPIDLVRSDDGADTATLTVPASQPRLVALHSPSTFEALTAELRRLDPDEVYSRALCTGLPVVRRGGTRSAAARAGAIAAGPAEVDGAGRSAVGSRSLERVDEPQDSPGAGAVEEAVQEGLAQTEDAATQDG encoded by the coding sequence ATGATCGTGGACCTTCCCAGCTGCAGCGCGGCGGACGTCGCCAAGAACCTCGTCCGCCTCCGCAACGACGTCGGGGCGATGGCCATGGGGCGGGTGCTCACCCTGCTCGTCGTCGTGGACGAGCAGGAGGCCGACGAGGCGGTCGACGTCGCCACGCGGGCGACGCGCCAGCACCCGGCACGGATCCTCGTGGTCGTCTCCGCCAACGCGCGGGGACGCGGGCGCCTGGACGCCCAGATCCGGGTCGGCGGCGACGCCGGTGCCTCGGAGATCGTCGTGCTGCGTCTCTACGGTGAGCTCACCCGCCACGGCAGCTCGGTGGTGACGCCGTTGCTCCTGCCCGACTCCCCCGTGGTCGCCTGGTGGCCGGGCCGGGTCGAGGCGGACGTGGCCGGATCCGCGCTCGGTCGGATGGCGCACCGGCGCATCACCGACGCGGCGAGCTCCCCGGACGTCGGGTCCGCCACCCAGCTGCGCCGACGCGCCAAGCACTACCAGCCGGGAGACACCGATCTCGCCTGGACCCGGGTGACCCGCTGGCGCGCCCTGCTGGCGGCCGCGCTGGAGAGCGAGCCGTTCGAGCCGGTGCGCTCCGTGACGGTGGCCGGTGAGGCGGACCACCCGAGCTGCGACCTGCTCGCCGGCTGGCTGGCGGCCTCGCTGCGCTGCCCGGTCGAGGTGGTCCGCACACCGGCGGGCTCCGGGCTGCAGAGCGTGCGGCTCGACCGTTCCTCCGGCCCGATCGACCTGGTGCGCAGCGACGACGGGGCAGACACCGCCACCTTGACGGTGCCGGCCAGCCAGCCGCGCCTGGTGGCGTTGCACTCGCCCTCGACCTTCGAGGCGTTGACCGCCGAGCTGAGGCGGCTGGACCCCGACGAGGTCTACTCCCGGGCCCTGTGCACCGGTCTGCCCGTCGTCCGTCGCGGGGGCACCCGCTCGGCTGCTGCGCGAGCCGGGGCCATCGCCGCCGGTCCGGCCGAGGTCGACGGGGCCGGGCGGTCGGCCGTCGGCAGCCGCTCCCTGGAGCGGGTGGACGAGCCGCAGGACTCCCCCGGCGCCGGCGCGGTCGAGGAGGCCGTGCAGGAGGGCCTGGCGCAGACCGAGGACGCCGCGACCCAGGACGGGTGA
- a CDS encoding RNA polymerase-binding protein RbpA gives MVNTNAIRGSRVGSGPMGESERGDTAPRIRISYWCAHGHETRPSFADDGEVDIPDTWDCPRCGLPAGRDRGTPPEAPRTEPYKTHLAYVKERRSDSDGAALLDEALTRMRERGVGSGTPG, from the coding sequence ATGGTCAACACGAATGCCATCCGCGGCTCACGGGTCGGCTCGGGTCCGATGGGGGAGAGCGAGCGGGGGGACACCGCACCCCGGATCCGCATCAGCTACTGGTGCGCGCACGGTCACGAGACGCGCCCGAGCTTCGCGGACGACGGCGAGGTCGACATCCCGGACACCTGGGACTGCCCACGGTGCGGGCTGCCGGCCGGGCGGGACCGGGGCACCCCTCCGGAGGCGCCACGGACCGAGCCCTACAAGACGCACCTGGCCTACGTGAAGGAGCGCCGCAGCGACTCCGACGGCGCGGCGCTGCTGGACGAGGCCCTGACCAGGATGCGCGAACGCGGCGTCGGCAGCGGCACCCCGGGCTAG
- the secG gene encoding preprotein translocase subunit SecG: MEYVRWFLDALLVITSCFLVLLILMHKGRGGGMSDMFGGGMSSSLGGSSVAERNLNRITVAMALVWVSVIVGLGVLVRFS, encoded by the coding sequence GTGGAGTACGTCCGCTGGTTCCTGGACGCCCTGCTGGTGATCACCAGCTGCTTCCTGGTGCTGCTCATCCTCATGCACAAGGGCCGGGGCGGGGGCATGTCGGACATGTTCGGCGGAGGCATGAGCAGCAGCCTCGGGGGGAGCTCGGTCGCCGAGCGCAACCTCAACCGGATCACCGTGGCCATGGCGCTCGTCTGGGTCTCGGTCATCGTGGGCCTCGGCGTCCTGGTCCGCTTCAGCTGA
- the tpiA gene encoding triose-phosphate isomerase, with protein MSDTRPTTRTPLMAGNWKMNLDHLQATHLVQKLDWTLRDARHDPADVEVVVLPPFTDLRSVQTLVQGDQLFLRYGGQDLSPHDEGAFTGDISGAFLAKLGCTYVAVGHSERREGHQESDELVAAKVRAALRHDLVPILCVGEPLEVRRSGDHVDHVVAQLRAALDGLDAEQVSRVVVAYEPVWAIGTGEVATPDDAQEVCAAIRAAVAELADDATAGALRVLYGGSVKPGNVAELMQRPDVDGALVGGASLSVDDFASICRYRAHAGSAG; from the coding sequence ATGAGCGACACACGACCCACCACGCGCACGCCCCTGATGGCGGGCAACTGGAAGATGAACCTCGACCACCTGCAGGCGACGCACCTCGTCCAGAAGCTGGACTGGACCCTGCGGGACGCACGGCACGACCCGGCGGACGTCGAGGTCGTGGTGCTCCCGCCGTTCACCGACCTGCGCTCGGTGCAGACCCTCGTCCAGGGGGACCAGCTCTTCCTCCGGTACGGCGGGCAGGACCTCAGCCCGCACGACGAGGGCGCCTTCACCGGAGACATCTCCGGCGCCTTCCTCGCCAAGCTCGGCTGCACCTACGTGGCCGTCGGGCACAGCGAGCGACGGGAGGGTCACCAGGAGTCGGACGAGCTGGTCGCCGCCAAGGTGCGGGCCGCCCTGCGGCACGACCTGGTGCCGATCCTGTGCGTCGGGGAGCCCTTGGAGGTCCGGCGGTCCGGTGACCACGTCGACCACGTGGTCGCGCAGCTGCGGGCGGCCCTGGACGGTCTGGACGCCGAGCAGGTCTCCCGCGTCGTCGTCGCCTACGAGCCCGTCTGGGCGATCGGCACCGGGGAGGTGGCCACCCCCGACGACGCCCAGGAGGTGTGTGCGGCGATCCGGGCCGCCGTCGCCGAGCTGGCCGACGACGCCACGGCAGGTGCCCTGCGGGTGCTCTACGGCGGATCGGTCAAGCCGGGCAACGTCGCCGAGCTCATGCAGCGTCCGGACGTCGACGGCGCGCTGGTGGGCGGTGCCTCGCTCTCCGTGGACGACTTCGCCTCCATCTGTCGCTACCGGGCCCACGCGGGCTCGGCCGGCTGA